A window of Vicinamibacteria bacterium contains these coding sequences:
- the htpX gene encoding protease HtpX, producing MGKRIFLFVATNVAIIVTLSIVLRLLGVAGYIHPGGGLNFFALAVVCTVWGMGGSYISLLMSRWVAKRAVGVELINGQTGNAELDWLFNTVGNLTRQANLPMPEVGTYESEEVNAFATGPSKTRSLVAVSSGLLRTMDHAQIEGVLGHEVTHIANGDMVTMTLIQGVVNAFAMFFARIVAFFIRQAMDSRMANMVAFLVQIVLEIGLSFLGLLIIRWFSRQREFRADAGGAVLAGRENMIGALRRLQDNQKLVDNTHPALANFKIAGGPGLLLASHPPLEVRIAALEAGAR from the coding sequence ATGGGAAAGCGGATTTTCCTCTTCGTGGCCACGAACGTGGCCATCATCGTGACCCTGTCGATCGTCCTCCGGCTGCTCGGGGTGGCCGGCTACATCCACCCCGGGGGCGGCCTCAATTTCTTCGCCCTGGCCGTCGTCTGCACGGTGTGGGGCATGGGGGGGTCTTACATCTCCCTGCTGATGTCGCGCTGGGTGGCCAAGCGCGCGGTGGGGGTCGAACTCATCAACGGGCAGACCGGCAACGCGGAGCTCGACTGGCTTTTCAATACGGTCGGCAACCTGACCCGCCAGGCGAATTTGCCCATGCCCGAGGTGGGCACCTACGAATCCGAGGAGGTCAACGCCTTCGCCACCGGACCCAGCAAGACACGGAGCCTGGTGGCGGTCTCGAGCGGCCTCCTGCGCACCATGGACCATGCCCAGATCGAGGGCGTGCTCGGCCACGAGGTCACGCACATCGCCAACGGGGATATGGTCACCATGACCCTCATCCAAGGCGTGGTGAACGCCTTCGCCATGTTCTTCGCCCGCATCGTCGCCTTTTTCATCCGCCAGGCCATGGACTCGCGGATGGCGAACATGGTCGCCTTCCTGGTCCAGATCGTCCTCGAGATCGGCCTTAGCTTCCTGGGCCTTCTCATCATCCGCTGGTTCTCGAGGCAGCGCGAGTTCCGGGCGGACGCGGGGGGCGCCGTCCTGGCCGGGCGGGAGAACATGATCGGGGCGCTGCGGCGGCTCCAGGATAACCAGAAGCTCGTCGACAACACCCACCCCGCTCTGGCCAACTTCAAGATTGCCGGCGGCCCGGGCCTCCTGCTCGCCAGCCACCCGCCCCTGGAAGTACGGATCGCGGCCCTGGAGGCGGGGGCCCGCTGA
- a CDS encoding M20 family metallopeptidase: MDKDWLGLFEPALSRMSADLEALVSMESPSEDAGRVSLLAGWIRDRLRERGVGAELRPCPPRGEALLASVGPRDGRTLLLGHLDTVWPVGSLLTSPYRVQGERAQGPGVFDMKAGIVVAMAALAALGRERHPPAVSLLLVPDEEVGTLASRDLLLSVARRHRQVLVLEPSQEGAVKIARKGTGLFRVSLTGRSAHAGLDPEKGASALAELARFVLFLETLGDAAQGTSVTPTVAQAGSVTNVVPERATVSVDVRVWSKEEARRVETAIREHRSADPRVFIAAEGGFDRPPMEPTPASQALYARAKSIALGLRFELGAARVGGASDGNLTAAAGLPTLDGLGPAGGGAHARNEYVIVPDLPRRAALLAGLAVELD; encoded by the coding sequence ATGGATAAGGACTGGTTGGGCCTGTTCGAGCCGGCCCTCTCCCGCATGAGCGCCGACCTCGAGGCCCTGGTCTCCATGGAGAGCCCTTCCGAGGACGCGGGCCGCGTCTCTCTTCTCGCGGGGTGGATCCGCGACCGTCTCCGTGAGCGGGGGGTCGGGGCCGAACTCCGGCCCTGTCCGCCCCGGGGGGAAGCGCTGCTGGCCTCGGTGGGGCCGCGGGACGGCCGGACCCTCCTCCTCGGGCACCTGGACACGGTGTGGCCGGTCGGCTCCCTCCTCACCAGCCCCTACCGCGTCCAGGGCGAGAGGGCCCAGGGCCCGGGCGTCTTCGACATGAAGGCGGGGATCGTGGTGGCCATGGCCGCGCTCGCCGCCCTGGGCCGGGAGCGCCATCCCCCCGCGGTCTCGCTCCTGCTCGTGCCCGACGAGGAGGTGGGCACCCTGGCCTCCCGGGATCTCCTGCTGAGCGTGGCCCGCCGCCACCGTCAGGTGCTGGTGCTGGAGCCCTCCCAGGAGGGGGCGGTCAAGATCGCGCGCAAGGGTACCGGCCTCTTCCGGGTGTCGCTCACCGGGCGCTCGGCCCACGCCGGGCTCGATCCCGAGAAGGGGGCATCCGCTTTGGCCGAGCTGGCGCGCTTCGTCCTCTTCCTGGAGACCCTGGGCGACGCCGCCCAGGGCACGAGCGTCACCCCGACCGTGGCCCAGGCCGGCTCCGTCACCAACGTGGTGCCCGAGAGGGCCACCGTTTCCGTCGACGTGAGGGTATGGTCCAAGGAGGAGGCGAGGCGGGTGGAGACGGCCATCCGCGAGCATCGGTCGGCCGACCCCCGCGTGTTCATCGCCGCCGAGGGAGGGTTCGACCGGCCGCCCATGGAGCCCACCCCCGCCTCCCAGGCCCTCTACGCGCGGGCCAAGAGCATTGCCCTCGGCCTCCGCTTCGAGCTCGGCGCGGCGCGGGTGGGGGGGGCCTCCGACGGCAACCTCACCGCCGCCGCTGGCCTGCCCACCTTGGACGGGCTGGGCCCCGCGGGGGGAGGGGCCCATGCCCGCAATGAGTACGTTATCGTCCCCGACCTGCCCCGTCGGGCCGCGCTCCTCGCCGGTCTGGCCGTGGAGCTGGACTGA
- a CDS encoding DUF6335 family protein, whose product MEEAGSRERSATAVAAEALRTGVLPAVGRRRDEIPGEGETIRVGDPDDDSLANEYVGEETPGGTTPTPDQNSVDEIGRVYGLQEEDTGALRSGAEVLDRRDRRRGELQPPRKPSS is encoded by the coding sequence ATGGAAGAAGCCGGTTCGCGCGAGCGTTCGGCCACCGCGGTGGCGGCGGAGGCTCTCCGTACTGGCGTGCTGCCGGCGGTCGGCCGGCGCCGAGACGAGATCCCGGGCGAGGGGGAAACGATCCGCGTGGGGGATCCGGATGACGACAGCTTAGCCAACGAGTACGTGGGCGAGGAGACGCCGGGGGGCACCACCCCCACCCCCGACCAGAACAGCGTGGATGAGATCGGCCGGGTCTACGGGCTGCAGGAGGAGGATACGGGCGCGCTGCGGAGCGGGGCCGAGGTCCTGGATCGGCGCGACCGGCGTCGGGGAGAACTCCAGCCCCCGCGCAAGCCGTCGTCCTAG
- a CDS encoding inositol monophosphatase family protein: MSRALEVALAAARAAGHILGEDFHRPGGPRGKGDKADADLEAEHEIRGRLQAAFPEWAYLGEETGRGDGKAGAPVWLVDPNDGTRDYLLGRRGSAVSIGLLAGGRPVLGVVFAFVYPGEEGDLFAWAEGCGPLRRNGLDAGAPPPTRLQASDIVLVSSKGEEDPEANLRCSEPARFRSVPSIAHRLALVAAGEGAAATSLYAPGAWDYAAGHALVRAVGGVLLNESGSEVTYDDRGSSQSERAFAGSASVARELARRPWERPDKDGRRPPSDLVRLQRGEAVAEAGLLARAQGCLLGQMAGDSLGGLAAAGNGEAAARSPQVPRRLEDGGRGGRLAGQPSADTELGLALARSILAKGEYESERARAAYVDWLRSEPFDGGGATGAALGGGPATESPTNGALLRESSLAVYAQALPAAGAVELAQRDSGLTHPHPVCRDAAAAFVIAIHHALGAGDGAEPAHQAALSWATAAGAWPVVEALEAAAARPPVCDGESPSSVLIALGNAFYELLHAPSLEEGLVATVRRGGDTDHNAAVAGALLGAVYGREAVPAQWRQMILSCRPHPLRTPRPRPRAYWPVDVQELAERLLLAGRTR, encoded by the coding sequence TTGAGCCGAGCTCTCGAGGTGGCCCTGGCCGCCGCGCGTGCGGCGGGCCACATACTCGGCGAGGACTTCCACCGTCCGGGCGGCCCGCGCGGGAAAGGCGACAAGGCAGACGCGGACCTCGAGGCCGAGCACGAGATCCGCGGCCGGCTCCAAGCCGCTTTCCCGGAATGGGCGTATCTCGGAGAGGAGACCGGCCGGGGGGACGGAAAGGCGGGAGCCCCCGTCTGGCTCGTGGATCCCAACGACGGGACCCGCGACTACCTCTTGGGTCGGCGCGGGAGCGCGGTGTCGATTGGCCTGCTGGCCGGAGGACGGCCGGTGCTGGGTGTCGTGTTCGCGTTCGTCTACCCCGGCGAGGAAGGAGACCTTTTCGCTTGGGCGGAGGGCTGCGGGCCTCTGCGGCGCAACGGCCTGGACGCGGGCGCGCCGCCCCCCACGCGGCTGCAGGCCTCGGACATCGTCCTCGTGTCCAGCAAGGGAGAAGAGGACCCCGAGGCCAACCTGCGGTGTTCGGAGCCCGCGCGCTTCCGATCCGTGCCCAGCATCGCCCATCGCCTGGCCTTGGTGGCGGCAGGAGAGGGAGCCGCCGCCACCTCCCTTTACGCTCCCGGAGCATGGGACTACGCGGCCGGCCACGCCTTGGTGCGCGCGGTGGGGGGCGTCCTCCTGAACGAGTCGGGCTCCGAGGTGACCTACGACGACCGAGGATCGAGCCAGAGCGAGCGGGCCTTCGCGGGCTCGGCCTCTGTGGCGCGGGAGCTGGCGCGGCGCCCCTGGGAACGGCCGGACAAAGATGGCCGCCGCCCGCCGAGCGACCTCGTCCGGCTCCAGAGGGGAGAGGCGGTCGCGGAGGCCGGGCTGTTGGCACGGGCCCAGGGCTGCCTCCTTGGCCAGATGGCCGGAGACAGCCTGGGCGGCCTCGCCGCGGCTGGGAATGGGGAGGCGGCCGCCCGTTCCCCCCAGGTCCCCCGGCGGCTCGAGGACGGCGGCCGCGGGGGCAGGCTGGCCGGCCAGCCCAGCGCGGACACCGAGCTAGGTCTCGCCCTCGCGCGCTCCATCCTGGCCAAGGGCGAGTACGAGTCGGAGCGGGCTCGGGCGGCCTACGTGGACTGGCTCCGCTCGGAGCCCTTCGACGGGGGGGGCGCGACGGGGGCCGCTCTCGGAGGCGGGCCCGCGACGGAGAGCCCCACCAACGGGGCGCTCCTGCGTGAGAGCTCGCTCGCGGTCTACGCTCAGGCCCTGCCCGCCGCAGGGGCGGTCGAGCTCGCCCAGCGGGACAGCGGCCTCACCCACCCCCATCCGGTGTGCCGCGACGCGGCGGCCGCGTTCGTGATCGCCATTCACCACGCGCTGGGGGCGGGCGACGGTGCGGAGCCTGCGCACCAAGCCGCCCTCTCCTGGGCGACGGCGGCAGGGGCCTGGCCCGTGGTCGAGGCCTTGGAGGCGGCAGCGGCCCGGCCACCCGTCTGCGATGGAGAATCCCCCAGCTCCGTGCTGATTGCGCTCGGCAACGCCTTCTACGAGCTGCTCCACGCTCCCAGCCTGGAGGAGGGGTTGGTGGCCACCGTCCGCCGGGGCGGGGACACTGACCACAACGCCGCCGTCGCGGGAGCCCTGTTGGGAGCGGTCTACGGGCGCGAGGCCGTCCCCGCCCAGTGGCGGCAGATGATCTTGAGCTGCCGGCCTCACCCCCTGCGCACGCCGCGACCCCGTCCGAGGGCCTACTGGCCCGTCGACGTGCAGGAGCTGGCGGAGAGGCTCCTGCTCGCGGGACGGACGCGCTGA
- a CDS encoding D-aminoacylase — MRKLLYALAAALPFALPHGAAAAPPAACDLLLAGGRVVDGTGAPWFQADVCVRGDRIAAVGDLARLPARRRIDASRLVVAPGFIDMLGQSEYNVLVDNRAASKITQGITTEITGEGTSIAPLNARMIANNKETYARYGVTPDWTTLEGYWRAFARARPAINLGTFVGAGGVRDFVIGQEERKATPSELAAMEEAVARAMEEGALGLSTSLQYVPDRFASTEEIVSLARVAARYGGSYISHQRSESSLIDESLDEVFRVAREARIPAQIYHLKTAYRKNWGRMPEVLQRLERARAQGLDVSADQYPYLAGQNGLDAGLPLWVREGGKDKMIARLQDPSVRERVKAELERDDPSWENQYLGSGGAASVLIVSVVNTSLKKYEGKTLEQIGKEEAKDPRDVMMDLVIADRANTSNVVFIMSEEDVRTALRHPLVSLCTDSGAVAEDGIFSEEKSHPRAWGSAARILGKYVREEKLVPLEEAIRKMTSLPASRMGLSERGILRPGMAADLVAFDPQTVRDRATFEDPLHYSEGIPYVAVNGELVVDGGAITAARPGRALKGPGYRGAP, encoded by the coding sequence TTGAGAAAGCTGCTCTACGCCCTGGCCGCTGCGCTTCCCTTCGCCCTTCCCCACGGGGCCGCCGCGGCGCCCCCGGCGGCCTGCGACCTGCTCCTCGCGGGCGGCCGCGTCGTGGACGGCACCGGCGCCCCCTGGTTCCAGGCCGATGTGTGCGTGCGCGGGGACCGCATCGCGGCGGTGGGCGATCTCGCCCGCCTGCCCGCCAGGCGCCGCATCGACGCCTCCCGACTGGTGGTGGCCCCCGGCTTCATCGACATGCTCGGCCAGTCCGAGTACAACGTGCTCGTCGACAACCGGGCCGCGAGCAAGATCACCCAGGGCATCACGACCGAGATCACGGGCGAGGGCACCTCCATCGCCCCCTTGAACGCCCGCATGATCGCCAACAACAAGGAGACCTACGCCCGCTACGGGGTGACGCCCGACTGGACGACCCTGGAGGGCTACTGGAGGGCGTTCGCGCGCGCGCGGCCCGCCATCAACTTGGGGACGTTCGTGGGGGCGGGAGGGGTGCGCGACTTCGTGATCGGGCAGGAGGAGCGGAAGGCCACCCCTTCCGAGCTCGCGGCCATGGAAGAGGCAGTGGCCCGGGCCATGGAGGAGGGCGCCCTCGGCCTCTCCACCTCCCTCCAGTACGTGCCCGATCGCTTCGCCTCCACGGAGGAGATCGTCAGCCTGGCCCGGGTGGCCGCCCGCTACGGGGGAAGCTACATCTCCCATCAGCGCTCGGAGTCGAGCCTCATCGACGAGAGCCTGGACGAGGTGTTCCGGGTGGCCCGCGAGGCCCGGATCCCGGCTCAGATCTACCATCTGAAGACCGCCTACCGGAAGAATTGGGGCCGGATGCCGGAGGTGCTGCAGCGCCTGGAACGGGCGCGGGCGCAGGGGCTGGACGTCTCCGCCGACCAGTATCCGTACCTCGCGGGCCAGAATGGCCTCGACGCCGGCCTGCCCCTCTGGGTGCGGGAGGGGGGCAAGGACAAGATGATCGCGCGCCTCCAGGATCCCTCCGTGCGGGAGCGGGTCAAGGCCGAGCTCGAGCGGGACGACCCGAGCTGGGAGAACCAGTACCTGGGCTCGGGGGGGGCCGCGAGCGTGCTCATCGTCAGCGTCGTGAACACGAGCCTCAAGAAGTACGAGGGGAAGACCCTGGAGCAGATCGGCAAGGAGGAGGCGAAGGACCCCCGGGACGTGATGATGGATCTGGTCATCGCCGACCGCGCCAACACCTCCAACGTCGTCTTCATCATGAGCGAGGAGGATGTCCGGACCGCCCTGCGTCACCCCCTGGTTTCGCTCTGCACCGACTCGGGGGCGGTGGCGGAGGACGGCATCTTCTCCGAGGAGAAGTCGCATCCCCGGGCCTGGGGCTCCGCCGCCCGCATCCTGGGGAAGTACGTTCGGGAGGAGAAACTCGTCCCCCTCGAGGAAGCCATCCGCAAGATGACGTCGCTGCCCGCCTCGCGGATGGGGCTCTCCGAGCGCGGGATCCTCCGGCCGGGGATGGCGGCGGACCTCGTGGCCTTCGATCCCCAGACCGTCCGCGACCGGGCGACCTTCGAGGACCCGCTGCACTACAGCGAAGGCATCCCCTACGTGGCCGTGAACGGCGAGCTCGTGGTCGACGGCGGGGCGATCACCGCCGCCCGGCCGGGCCGCGCCTTGAAGGGCCCCGGATATCGGGGCGCTCCTTGA
- the lpxA gene encoding acyl-ACP--UDP-N-acetylglucosamine O-acyltransferase encodes MSVHPTAILSPGATLGRGVVLGPYCVVEDQVVIGEGSEIRAHAVVKRFTHLGADNTVHEGAVLGGEPQDVAFAGGESRLRIGDGNRIREGVTLHRSSAPGGATVVGSECFLMAYAHVAHDDRIGDGVILANNVALAGHVEIADRAFLSGGVVVHQFCRIGRLAMVGGNAKIVQDCLPFVVTDGAPGRARGLNSVGLRRAGIGPAQVRALKEGYRLLLRSSLPREAALERMAALSDPLVEEMIAFVRSSRRGISGEERERDGG; translated from the coding sequence ATGAGCGTCCACCCCACCGCCATCCTGAGCCCGGGCGCCACCCTGGGACGGGGGGTCGTGCTCGGCCCCTACTGCGTGGTGGAGGACCAGGTGGTCATCGGGGAGGGGAGCGAGATCCGGGCCCACGCGGTGGTGAAGCGCTTCACGCACCTGGGCGCCGACAACACCGTGCACGAAGGCGCCGTCCTGGGAGGCGAGCCCCAGGACGTGGCCTTCGCGGGGGGCGAGTCCCGCCTCCGCATCGGGGACGGCAACCGCATCCGCGAGGGCGTGACCCTCCACCGCTCCAGCGCTCCCGGCGGGGCCACGGTCGTGGGCTCGGAATGCTTCCTCATGGCCTACGCCCATGTGGCCCACGACGATCGCATCGGGGATGGGGTCATCCTCGCCAACAACGTGGCCCTGGCCGGCCACGTCGAGATCGCGGATCGCGCCTTCCTCTCGGGGGGGGTGGTCGTTCATCAGTTCTGCCGCATCGGCCGCCTGGCCATGGTCGGGGGCAACGCCAAGATCGTGCAGGACTGCCTGCCCTTTGTGGTCACGGACGGGGCGCCGGGGCGGGCCCGCGGCCTCAACAGCGTGGGGCTCAGGCGGGCGGGGATCGGCCCGGCCCAGGTGCGGGCCCTCAAGGAGGGCTACCGACTCCTCCTCCGCTCTTCCTTGCCCCGAGAGGCCGCCCTGGAGCGGATGGCCGCGCTCTCGGATCCGCTCGTCGAGGAGATGATCGCGTTCGTGCGCTCGTCCCGCCGCGGCATCTCCGGGGAGGAGCGCGAGCGCGACGGGGGCTGA
- a CDS encoding MarR family transcriptional regulator, protein MGSIEREIGQRRPFPSPSQEGAVALLRTADLLRRALAGVVDPQGITPQQYNVLRILRGAGSEGLPTLEIAERMIEQAPGVTRLLDRLEEKGLGRRARCPRDRRRVLCRITSSGLRLLANLDRPMNEATESFLRPLGITHTRRLIRLLDVIRNGEAGPQPPMHLDKERRS, encoded by the coding sequence GTGGGCAGCATCGAGCGGGAGATCGGTCAGCGCCGTCCCTTCCCCTCCCCGTCCCAGGAGGGGGCGGTGGCCCTCCTTCGCACCGCGGACCTGCTGCGCCGCGCGCTGGCGGGGGTGGTGGACCCCCAGGGTATAACCCCCCAGCAATACAACGTGTTGCGCATCCTCCGCGGGGCGGGAAGCGAAGGCCTCCCCACCCTGGAGATCGCGGAGCGCATGATCGAGCAGGCCCCCGGGGTGACCCGGCTTCTCGACCGGCTCGAGGAGAAGGGCCTGGGGCGACGAGCGCGCTGCCCCCGTGACCGCCGCCGGGTACTCTGCCGCATCACCTCTTCCGGCCTCCGCCTGCTCGCCAACCTGGACCGGCCCATGAACGAGGCCACCGAGAGCTTCCTTCGTCCCCTGGGCATCACCCACACCCGCCGGCTCATACGCCTGCTGGACGTCATCCGGAACGGCGAGGCCGGCCCCCAACCCCCCATGCATTTAGACAAGGAGAGAAGATCATGA
- a CDS encoding amylo-alpha-1,6-glucosidase translates to MFRDPGAEWLEADGLGGFASGTVSGIRSRRYHALLLAATRPPAGRIVLVNGFDVWVETSRGTYPISSQRYEAGVVQPDGSRRLAAFALEPWPCWTFDLGDGTRLVQELLVRRGSAAVALSWRLLTPDPSAVLRVRPFLSGRDYHALHHENPQFRFAAETVKGGLAWRPYSGLPRILALTNGAYTPEPHWYRNFLYAEEQARGVDFLEDLAAPGVFRWDLGRGEAVLILAAEGVGSPLPSLPRAEAQLEAFRSSERSRREAFPSRLHRAGDAYLVARGSGKTVVAGYPWFLDWGRDSFISLRGLCLATGRVDAAGDILEEWTRAVSGGMLPNRFPDRGEGEPEYNSVDASLWFVIAAHEYLQAAGTSGLREALRRTVRAVLEGYAQGTRHGIRLDADGLLAAGEPGLAITWMDAQIAEGAVTPRIGKPVEVQALWLNALKIGSAFWERGPEALARGLKAFELRFWNEAQGCLYDVVDDGHRGGAVDPAFRPNQILAVGGLPFPLLVGPRARRLVDAVEERLLTPLGLRSLAREEPGYRPRYEGGVRERDGAYHQGTVWPWLLGPFVEAWVRVRGSTTEAKAEARRRFLTPLLRHLDEAGLGHVSELADGDAPHQPRGCPFQAWSVGEALRLDRVVLGEGASTVLPNPTPPPEP, encoded by the coding sequence ATGTTTCGGGACCCGGGGGCGGAATGGCTGGAGGCGGACGGGCTCGGCGGCTTCGCCTCGGGGACGGTGTCCGGGATTCGGAGCCGGCGCTACCACGCGCTTCTCTTGGCCGCCACACGGCCGCCCGCGGGCAGGATCGTTCTCGTGAACGGCTTCGACGTCTGGGTGGAGACTTCCCGCGGCACCTACCCGATCTCATCGCAGCGCTACGAGGCGGGCGTGGTCCAACCCGACGGGAGTCGGAGGCTGGCCGCCTTCGCGCTCGAGCCCTGGCCGTGCTGGACCTTCGACCTCGGGGACGGCACCCGCCTCGTCCAGGAGCTGTTGGTACGGAGGGGCTCGGCGGCGGTGGCCCTATCCTGGCGGCTCCTGACGCCGGATCCGTCCGCGGTCCTCAGGGTGCGGCCCTTCCTCTCCGGGCGGGACTACCACGCCCTCCACCACGAGAACCCACAATTCCGCTTCGCCGCGGAGACGGTGAAGGGCGGGCTGGCTTGGCGTCCCTACTCCGGCCTGCCCCGGATCCTGGCCCTGACGAACGGGGCCTACACGCCCGAGCCCCACTGGTACCGGAACTTCCTTTATGCGGAGGAGCAGGCCCGGGGGGTCGACTTCCTGGAGGACTTGGCCGCGCCCGGTGTCTTCCGCTGGGACCTCGGGCGGGGCGAAGCCGTCCTGATCCTGGCCGCGGAGGGCGTGGGCTCTCCGCTGCCTTCGCTCCCCCGCGCGGAGGCGCAGCTCGAGGCGTTCCGCTCATCGGAGCGCAGCCGCCGGGAGGCGTTTCCTTCCCGTCTCCACCGCGCCGGCGATGCCTACCTGGTGGCGCGCGGCAGCGGAAAGACGGTCGTGGCCGGCTACCCCTGGTTCCTGGACTGGGGTCGCGATTCCTTCATCTCTCTGCGCGGCCTCTGTCTGGCCACGGGTCGCGTGGACGCGGCGGGCGACATCCTGGAGGAGTGGACGCGCGCGGTCTCGGGGGGGATGCTCCCCAACCGCTTCCCCGATCGAGGGGAAGGGGAGCCGGAGTACAACTCCGTCGATGCCTCGCTCTGGTTCGTGATCGCCGCCCACGAGTATCTCCAGGCGGCGGGCACGAGCGGCCTCCGGGAGGCGCTCCGGCGAACGGTGAGGGCCGTGCTCGAGGGCTACGCCCAGGGGACACGCCACGGCATCCGCTTAGACGCCGACGGCCTGCTCGCCGCAGGCGAGCCCGGCCTGGCCATCACCTGGATGGACGCCCAGATCGCGGAGGGAGCGGTCACGCCGCGCATCGGCAAGCCGGTGGAAGTCCAGGCTCTCTGGCTGAACGCCCTCAAGATCGGGAGCGCGTTCTGGGAGCGGGGGCCAGAGGCGCTCGCGCGGGGCCTAAAGGCGTTCGAGCTTCGGTTCTGGAACGAGGCGCAGGGCTGCCTCTACGATGTGGTGGACGACGGCCATCGGGGGGGGGCGGTGGACCCCGCCTTCCGGCCGAACCAGATCCTTGCCGTGGGCGGCCTGCCCTTCCCCCTGCTCGTGGGTCCGAGGGCGCGCCGACTCGTCGACGCCGTGGAGGAGAGGCTGCTGACGCCCCTGGGACTGCGCTCCCTGGCGCGGGAAGAGCCCGGCTATCGGCCCCGCTACGAGGGTGGCGTCCGGGAGCGAGACGGAGCCTACCACCAGGGGACGGTCTGGCCCTGGCTGCTGGGCCCGTTTGTCGAGGCGTGGGTCCGGGTTCGCGGGAGTACGACCGAAGCGAAGGCGGAGGCGCGTCGGCGCTTCCTGACTCCCCTCCTGCGCCACTTGGACGAGGCCGGGCTCGGCCACGTTTCGGAGCTGGCGGATGGAGACGCGCCCCACCAGCCCCGGGGTTGTCCCTTCCAAGCTTGGTCGGTGGGGGAGGCGCTGCGCCTGGACCGGGTCGTGCTCGGGGAAGGCGCGAGCACTGTCCTCCCGAACCCCACGCCTCCCCCCGAGCCGTGA
- a CDS encoding YceI family protein: MIRKLPTLAAFVLAATPVLAADTYNVDKSHSEAVFQVRHLVNKVSGRFREFSGTIHADPAKPELSSVEFTIKTASIDTANDNRDKDLRSANFFDVEKLPEITFKSAKIVATSKDHYNVSGTLTIHGVAKDVVLPVTFLGFVKDPWGNERAGFETSTTLNRKDYGIIWNKLLDSGGTLLGDDVSVSINLETVKQKESAPAAK; the protein is encoded by the coding sequence ATGATCCGCAAGCTTCCGACCCTGGCCGCATTCGTGCTGGCCGCTACCCCCGTCCTCGCCGCCGACACCTACAATGTCGACAAGAGCCACTCCGAGGCCGTGTTCCAGGTCCGCCATCTGGTGAACAAGGTGAGCGGCCGCTTCCGGGAATTCTCCGGGACCATCCACGCCGACCCCGCCAAGCCCGAACTCTCTTCGGTGGAGTTCACGATCAAGACGGCCAGCATCGACACCGCCAACGACAACCGCGACAAGGACCTGCGCTCCGCCAATTTCTTCGACGTCGAGAAGCTGCCCGAGATCACGTTCAAGAGCGCGAAGATCGTGGCCACCAGCAAGGACCACTACAACGTCTCGGGCACCCTCACCATCCACGGGGTCGCCAAAGACGTGGTGCTGCCCGTCACCTTCCTGGGCTTCGTCAAGGATCCCTGGGGCAACGAGAGGGCCGGCTTCGAGACCTCGACCACCCTCAACCGGAAGGACTACGGGATCATCTGGAACAAGCTCCTGGACAGCGGAGGGACGCTGCTCGGGGATGACGTCAGCGTGAGCATCAACCTGGAGACGGTCAAGCAGAAGGAGTCGGCCCCGGCCGCCAAGTAG
- a CDS encoding protein-glutamine glutaminase family protein, which translates to MSGGPAPLPLIPYPGWLHASAGTPAPARFGSGGTGAAGSATNPLTSAQAQALFTEMAALPNVPFNYPDDGCYARAHEMYFTMKADGVEAGKAWNYGSQFESNQSTLKVSTPYNPAGEVTWRYHVAPSVWVQDGSGGAKQMVIDPSIAKGPIPAEEWQQKQGDAKSRLEFSGGDVFYKTPDNLADGTPATNPYVDKDDDRSHTKEVLKEMTERRDEREKVHPELFEDKAGPKK; encoded by the coding sequence ATGAGCGGCGGGCCGGCACCACTCCCCCTGATCCCTTATCCGGGCTGGCTGCACGCGAGCGCGGGCACGCCCGCGCCCGCGCGCTTCGGGAGCGGCGGGACGGGGGCGGCCGGCAGCGCGACCAACCCGCTCACTTCGGCCCAGGCCCAGGCCCTCTTTACGGAGATGGCGGCCCTCCCCAACGTCCCCTTCAATTACCCCGACGACGGCTGCTACGCCCGGGCCCACGAGATGTACTTCACCATGAAGGCCGACGGCGTCGAGGCGGGAAAAGCCTGGAACTACGGCAGCCAGTTCGAGTCCAACCAGAGTACGCTCAAGGTCTCCACCCCCTACAATCCCGCCGGCGAAGTCACCTGGCGGTACCATGTGGCCCCCTCGGTGTGGGTGCAGGACGGTTCGGGGGGGGCGAAGCAGATGGTGATCGATCCCTCCATCGCCAAGGGCCCCATCCCCGCCGAGGAGTGGCAGCAGAAGCAGGGCGACGCCAAGTCGCGGCTGGAGTTCTCGGGAGGCGACGTGTTCTACAAGACGCCGGACAACCTGGCCGACGGCACACCGGCGACGAACCCGTACGTGGACAAGGACGACGACCGCTCGCACACCAAGGAAGTCCTCAAGGAGATGACGGAACGGCGCGACGAACGCGAGAAGGTCCACCCGGAGTTGTTCGAGGACAAAGCCGGTCCGAAGAAATGA